A part of Tachysurus vachellii isolate PV-2020 chromosome 4, HZAU_Pvac_v1, whole genome shotgun sequence genomic DNA contains:
- the LOC132844782 gene encoding odorant receptor 131-2-like gives MNSSMNGESKQESFEEIFSKIFVSLLLGFIIICVNGSFVFTFLKSSVFYNNPRYILYIHLVINDMIMVGVSVALLVMVYTSRNVSFSYCCVLILITSATQKNTPINLAAMAIERYIAICKPLHHSQICTLHRTFILIGFIWVFGLIPPLTDLVISAILFPLFTLNTVPVCSSSFLYNTVYHDQRKQATQAIFTSFVWIVLVLTYYKVLIAARKMSSDKESTKKAKCTILLHGVQQLLCMLSFTPPVLDLVFVRIMPTQWRKISFYAYLLTNIAPRLLSPLIYGIRDQTFRKHLNRNFSCRVFIVKVESDKITIKK, from the coding sequence ATGAATTCCTCAATGAATGGCGAAAGTAAGCAGGAAAGCTTTGAGGAAATTTTCAGCAAAATATTTGTAAGTCTTCTTCTTGGATTCATCATTATTTGTGTCAACGGATCATTCGTTTTCACCTTCCTGAAAAGCTCAGTATTTTATAACAATCCAAGATACATTTTGTATATACATTTGGTTATCAATGACATGATTATGGTTGGGGTCTCTGTGGCTCTCCTTGTAATGGTATACACATCGAGGAATGTAAGCTTTTCTTATTGTTGTGTGTTAATATTGATAACTTCAGCCACTCAGAAGAACACACCAATAAACCTGGCAGCTATGGCAATTGAGCGTTACATTGCCATCTGTAAACCTTTGCATCATTCTCAGATCTGTACATTGCACAGAACATTCATTCTTATTGGTTTCATATGGGTATTTGGACTTATTCCTCCACTGACAGACCTGGTTATTTCTGCCattctttttcctttgtttaCTTTGAACACTGTTCCAGTCTGCTCTTCATCCTTTCTGTACAACACTGTTTACCATGATCAAAGGAAGCAAGCTACACAAGCAATTTTCACATCCTTTGTGTGGATAGTTCTTGTGTTAACTTATTATAAGGTGCTGATTGCTGCCAGAAAGATGTCAAGTGACAAGGAATCTACTAAAAAAGCCAAGTGCACAATCCTGTTGCATGGAGTACAGCAGTTGCTTTGCATGTTGTCCTTTACCCCTCCTGTTCTTGACCTTGTTTTTGTGCGTATTATGCCTACTCAATGGAGAAAGATCAGTTTTTATGCATACTTGTTAACAAACATTGCCCCACGCCTGCTCAGCCCACTAATTTATGGGATTCGAGATCAGACATTTCGAAAACACTTAAATAGAAATTTCTCATGCAGAGTATTCATTGTAAAAGTAGAATCAGACAAAATCACAATCAAAAAATAG